The following are from one region of the Gammaproteobacteria bacterium genome:
- the dapD gene encoding tetrahydrodipicolinate succinylase, with product MNDIQTIIESAFERRAEITPRSVETLVKEAVDETIHLLNTGRARVAEKQNGEWVVNGWLKKAVLLYFRISDNSFFKGGFTNYFDKVPSKYSDHNSKDFREDGVRIVPPATARHGAYIAPGVVLMPSYVNIGAYVDSGTMVDTWATVGSCAQIGKNVHLSGGVGIGGVLEPVQAAPTIIEDNCFIGARSEVVEGVIVGEGSVISMGVYIGQSTKIYNRTSGEISYGRIPPRSVVVSGNLPAADGKYSLYCAVIIKQVDEKTRSKTGINELLRDI from the coding sequence ATGAATGATATTCAAACGATTATTGAATCCGCCTTCGAGCGACGAGCGGAAATTACCCCGCGTAGCGTTGAAACCTTAGTCAAAGAGGCTGTAGATGAGACCATCCATCTGTTAAATACCGGTCGTGCCCGAGTAGCCGAGAAGCAAAATGGCGAATGGGTCGTCAACGGCTGGTTAAAAAAGGCAGTGCTCCTCTATTTCCGGATCTCCGATAACTCCTTTTTCAAGGGCGGTTTCACCAATTACTTTGATAAGGTCCCATCAAAATATTCTGATCACAATTCTAAAGATTTCCGGGAGGATGGAGTACGAATTGTACCGCCGGCGACCGCCCGACATGGAGCGTATATTGCCCCAGGCGTGGTCTTGATGCCCTCTTATGTCAACATTGGCGCCTACGTAGATAGTGGAACCATGGTAGATACCTGGGCAACGGTAGGTTCCTGCGCCCAGATCGGAAAAAACGTCCATTTGTCGGGAGGGGTCGGTATCGGCGGGGTATTGGAACCCGTTCAGGCCGCGCCTACCATTATTGAAGACAATTGCTTTATTGGTGCGCGTTCCGAGGTTGTGGAGGGGGTTATCGTCGGAGAGGGATCGGTAATCTCCATGGGCGTATATATTGGACAGAGCACCAAAATCTACAACCGCACCAGCGGCGAGATTTCCTACGGTCGCATCCCGCCTCGTTCCGTAGTCGTCTCGGGTAATCTACCTGCTGCGGATGGAAAATACAGCCTCTATTGCGCAGTCATCATCAAACAAGTAGATGAAAAAACGCGATCCAAAACTGGAATCAACGAATTGCTACGA